One part of the Paramormyrops kingsleyae isolate MSU_618 chromosome 2, PKINGS_0.4, whole genome shotgun sequence genome encodes these proteins:
- the LOC140587751 gene encoding uncharacterized protein, with translation MPRTKASRRSAAAKKRLLDRQRAPDSFDVAMTDDGVNPFPPSRNTKTAMTVTNRTSHNQRTDPAAAAVHVVAMTDDGVNPFPPSRNTKTAMTVTFLTSHDQQPEQAAQQRPVSVMAMTDDGVNPFPPSRNTKTAMTVTFPTSHDHRVPALGAICRTVDEFCMPFLDKDKARTDEVLQPPHKRKAAKWTDPKSEPECEPACELETKLETKLETELETELESELELRNTLAVPNYYPTVDQQQHVNPVTICVSPHFPQARAVRGSFHQGHPRFGVNSNKQCVANSLIAIVTCKVKNVLTWSVTDIDQVLLKGDDLYTTIRDARRIGDASGYLLVRDLPTEYTLNGDKYEINYHDDMFVGLFGVSEYGDMGDIFMSADAAVRRVFSQYDACLFTLKVNTCAIIKQGSWYVVIDSHSRRGDGASDASGRSILVCHSTIDSLLDHVDTLGLSLDATGEQFEITAVSVTSRSILHQHPDGNCPATSVNQLTSMSGHPDGKSSVTSVNQRTNISDHPDDNSSVTRVQQFARMSDSQYGVVRPNVTHGTDPEVDVRVNNEGDVVFISELRSEQFLFSPLTIQQQRRLSCKLGVVYIDHGHVNMDAEFPMGDPCRMVPITGDGNCFFRSLAFAITGNEKEHRKIRCAIVAHILRNESRYVACLRDGHSSVTEYVTASRMKYVGTWASEVEIQAAADLLGVDIFTYSDNKWLKYSTCIGSDQRGIYLKHCNESHYEVVICVKGHDTEGCATQCSEIDNTPSEMASSRRKLEREKRRYEVSMVYKEEQLERSIKRYREDEVYREHVKQSSISKYATDMGHRKYVQQSSVSKYATDDRHQQRVKQLSVSKYATDVEHQQRVKQSSVRKYATNVEHQQCVKQSSVRKYATNVEHQQRVKQSSVDKMVFMVL, from the exons ATGCCTCGCACAAAGGCTTCCCGGCGTTCCgcagcagcgaagaagaggctGTTGGACCGGCAGCGAGCTCCTGATAGTTTTGAtgtggctatgactgatgacggggttaacccGTTTCCCCCCTCTCGGAATACCAAAACGGCGATGACTGTGACTAATCGGACGAGCCACAACCAACGGACTgaccccgctgctgctgccgtccatgtcgtggctatgactgatgacggggttaacccGTTTCCCCCCTCTCGGAATACCAAAACGGCGATGACTGTGACTTTCCTGACGAGCCACGACCAACAACCTGAGCAGGCCGCACAGCAGCGGCCTGTGTCCGTcatggctatgactgatgacggggttaacccgttccccccctctcggaataccaaaacggcgatgactgtgacttttccgacgagccatgaccaccgggttcccgccctgggtgccatttgtaGGACCGTCGACGAGTTCTGTATGCCTTTTCTTGATAAAGATAAGGCAAGGACGGACGAGGTACTGCAGCCCCCTCATAAAAGAAAGGCTGCAAAGTGGACTGACCCCAAAAGTGAACCAGAATGTGAACCAGCATGCGAACTTGAAACAAAACTTGAAACAAAACTTGAAACAGAACTTGAAACAGAACTTGAAAGTGAACTTGAACTGAGAAATACCCTGGCAGTGCCAAACTATTACCCAACCGTGGATCAACAACAGCATGTGAACCCTGTAACTATCTGTGTAtctcctcattttcctcaggcacgTGCAGTGAGAGGCTCATTCCATCAAGGACACCCACGATTTGGAGTCAACAGTAACAAGCAATGTGTTGCTAATAGTTTGATTGCTATAGTAACGTGTAAGGTAAAGAATGTTTTAACCTGGTCAGTCACAGACATtgatcaagtgctgctgaaAGGAGATGACCTCTACACTACCATCAGAGATGCTAGGAGAATTGGAGATGCTTCTGGGTATCTGTTAGTTAGAGATCTACCAACAGAGTACACATTGAATGgtgataaatatgaaataaactaccatgatgacatgtttgttggcttGTTTGGTGTCAGTGAATATGGAGATATGGGTGACATTTTCATGTCAGCTGATGCAGCGGTAAGAAGAGTATTCTCACAGTATGATGCGTGTCTTTTTACTCttaaagtaaatacatgtgccatcattaagcaagggtcatggtatgtggtgatcgactcccattcccgacgaggagatggagcaagCGACGCATCAGGCAGAAGTATATTGGTGTGCCACTCTACCATAGATTCTTTGCTAGACCATGTGGATACCCTAGGACTATCTTTAGATGCAAcaggggaacagtttgagattacagctgtgagtgtgactaGTCGAAGCATCCTGCACCAGCATCCAGATGGCAACTGCCCAGCCACCAGCGTCAACCAGCTTACCAGCATGTCAGGCCATCCAGACGGTAAGTCCTCAGTCACCAGTGTCAACCAGCGTACCAACATATCAGACCATCCAGACGACAACTCCTCAGTGACCAGAGTCCAGCAGTTTGCCAGAATGTCAGACAGCCAATATGGTGTGGTAAGGCCAAATGTGACACATGGTACAGACCCTGAGGTTGATGTCCGTGTGAACAATGAAGGTGATGtagtttttatcagtgagctacGCAGTGAGCAGTTTCTGTTCAGTCCTTTGACAATCCAGCAGCAAAGAAGGCTTTCCTGTAAGCTTGGTGTGGTGTACATTGATCATGGCCATGTAAACATGGATGCAGAGTTTCCAATGGGTGATCCTTGCAGAATGGTGCCAATCACTGGTGATGGCaactgctttttcagatctctggcttttgctattactggaaatgagaaagaacacaggaaaattagGTGTGCTATTGTTGCTCACATACTAAGAAATGAATCCAGGTATGTTGCTTGTCTTAGAGATGGTCACTCTTCTGTCACTGAGTATGTCACTGCATCACGGATGAAATATGTTGGTACTTGGGCATCTGAGGTAGAGATTCAAGCTGCCGCTGATCTGCTTGGTGTGGATATTTTCACATACTCTGACAACAAATGGTTGAAGTACTCCACATGTATTGGTTCTGATCAGAGAGGTATatacctgaaacattgtaatgagtcacaTTATGAGGTTGTAATTTGTGTGAAAGGGCATGACACTGAGGGTTGTGCAACACAATGCTCTGAAATCGATAACACACCATCTGAAATGGCATCAAGTCGACGAAAACTTGAACGAGAAAAAAGACGGTATGAAGTAAGTATGGtgtacaaggaggaacaacttgagagAAGCATAAAGCGCTACCGTGAGGATGAAGTGTACAGAGAACATGTTAAACAGTCAAGTATAAGtaagtatgcaacagatatGGGGCACCGCAAATATgtacagcagtcaagtgtgagcAAATATGCAACAGATGATAGACACCAGCAACGTGTAAAGCAGTtgagtgtgagcaagtatgcgacagacgttgaacaccagcaacgtgtgaagcagtcgagtgttaggaaatatgccacaaatgttgaacaccagcaatgtgtgaagcagtcaagtgttaggaaatatgccacaaatgttgaacaccagcaacgtgtgaagcagtcaagt gtggacaaaatggtgttcatggtcctgTGA